The Anolis sagrei isolate rAnoSag1 chromosome 6, rAnoSag1.mat, whole genome shotgun sequence genome includes the window aaggagggcctgattctggcagcccaagaacaaggcaTTCAAACTAATGCCATCAAAGACAGAATTGGAatgtcgacaacagatcccaagtgtagactctgcaaggaagcaggcgaaacaCTAGATcccattctcagctgctgcaagaagatcccgcAGACTGaccacaagcagaggcacaacacccttgctcagatgattcattgggatttgtgccacaaacaccatcttgcctgccacaaagaactggtgggatcacaagccagaaagagttacagagaatgaacatgtcagacttctctgggacttccggattcagacagacagagttttggagcacaacactccagacctcacaatcatggagaaaaaccaagtatggattgtcgatgttgcaatcccaagtgacagcaggattgcagagaaacaactggaaaagatgacatgatatgaggattcaaagatcaaactgcaaagactgtggcacaagccaggcaagggggtcccagtggtggtgggcacactgggtgtggtgcctaaagaccttggcctgcacttaaacacaatcagcgctgaccctctgccagctgcaaaaggccaccttactaggatctgcacacatcattcgccaatacatcacacagtcctaggcacttgggaagggtctgacgtgtgatccaattcaacagccagtagagtgaccttgtttgctgtgaagtcattttgttatgtatctaataataattagatagatacatacatacataataatggagcccccagtggcgcagtgggttaaacccctgtgccggcaggactgaagaccgacaggttgcaggctcgaatccagggagaggtggatgagctccctctatcagctccagctcctcatacggggacatgagagaagcctcccacaaggatgataaaaacatcaaatcatccaggcatcccctgggcaatgtccttgcagacagccaattctctcacaacagaagcaacttgcagtttctcaagtcgctcctgacacgacaaaaaaatctaataataataataataataataatacatcacagagtcctagacacttgggaagtgtccaacatgtgatccaattcaacagccagcagagtgtctgctgtggactcatcttgtggggtttctaataataataataataataataataataatacagtcctagacacttgggaagtgtccaacatgtgatccaattcaacagccagcagagtgtctgctgtggattcatcttgtggtgtttctaataataataataataataataataataataataataataataataatacatcacacattcctagacacttgggaagggtccgacgtgtgatccaattcaacagccagcagagtgtctgctgtggactcatcttgtggtgtttctaataataataataataataataataataataatataataataataataatagtacatcacacagtcctagacacttgggaagtgtccaacatgcgatccaattcaacagccagcagagtgtctgctgtggactcatcttgtggggtttctaataataataataataataataataataataataataataatataataataataataataataataataataataataatacatcacacattcctagacacttgggaagggtccgaggTGTGAGCCAATATATACAACCAGCAAAatgtcttctgtggactcattttgtggggtttctaataataataataataataataataataataataataattggaaaaggaaggggcctgttagggattgtggaatctgaagtccaaaacacctggagggtcagggaaggagggagggcccaatttgcacagctaaagcttgtgcgccagctgcgcccgtaccttgggaagtctgacttggccacggtagtccacgctctggttgcatcccgtttagactactgcaacgctctctacgtggggttgcctttgaagacagctcggaagcttcaactagtccaacgctcggcagccatgattttaacaggagcgaagcgcagggagcatacaacccccctgttgcgccaactccactggctaccgatctgctaccgggctgaattcaaagtgctggcgttggcctttaaagccctaaacggttctggcccaagctacctatccgaccgcatctctgcctatgaacccaccaggactttgagatcttccggggagaccctgctctcgatcccgcctgcttctcaagctcggctggcggggacgagagatagggccttcttggtggtggctcctcggctgtggaacgcccttcctaccgacattagactagcaccatctctaatggtattccgcaaaaaagtgaagacctggctctttgaacaggcgttcgaacaattagtgcaatgattggttaacgaacactggaatggatcaaCGGATGACgtatttggatcatgtttttgatgatgagacgatagtgattggTTACTGCAGTAATcgctaattgtttattgttattaattgtgtaatggatTACACTGCTAACTGTTATTATATTgtacattgaatttctgctgtctcttattgttgtgaaccgctgtgagtcgccttcggtatagagaacagtggtatagaagcaaagtaagtaaataaataaataaaataaaataaatttatagcctgcctttgctctccacaaggagactcatagCAGCTATCTAttggtattattatcattatcatagaatcatagaatcaaagagttggaagagacctcctgggccatccagtccaaccccattctgccaagaagcaggaatattgcattcaaatcacccctgacagatggccatccagcctctgcttaaaagcttccaaagaaggagcctccaccacactccggggcagagagttccactgctgaacagttctcacagtcaggaagttcttcctaatgttcagatggaatctcctctcttgtagtttgaagccattgttcccttgcgtcctagtctccagggaagcagaaaacaagcttgctccctcctcctccctgtggcttcctcccacatatttatacatggctatcatatctcctctcagccttctcttcttcaggctaaacatgcccagttccctaagccgctcctcatagggcttgttctccagacccttgatcattttagtcgccctcctctggacacattccagcttgtcaatatctctcttgaattgtggtgcccagaattggacacaatattccagatgtggtctaaccaaggcagaatagaggggtagcattacttccttagatctagacactaggctcctattgatgcaggccaaaatcccattggctttttttgcccccacatcacattgttggctcatggttAACtccctccccacgaggactccaagatctttttcccacatactgctctcgagccaggcctcattgtcccccattctgtatctttgcatttcgttttttctgccaaagtggagtatcttgcatttgtcactgttgaacttcattttgttagttttggcccatcatctttcTGTATTCCCTCCTCTGTTCCTCTCTGAAGGGAGACCTAAATCAGCTCTCTGGCATTCCCCACCCCAGGGGGGCTCTTGAGGCCACATAGCCGAACCCCTGGTCCACTCACCTGCTCCAGGAGACGCCACGCTCCTCCTTCCACCCTCGGGGGAGGATGGGCCCAGCGTGGGAGAAGGGCTGGAGGCGGAAGGAGCGCCGGTGACCCCAGCGGTTCCTCCGGGCCGGGTTGCGGAAGAGCAGGTAGCGGGGCAGTGGGGCACCCACGGGGAAGGCGGCCTGGCGCTCTCGGGACCGCGGCTTCCGCTCCAGGAAGGGCTGCACCATGCGTTGCTCCGGCGCCCACGGCACGGAAATGTTCTCCAGGCCCAGCTCCATGGTCTCAAAGGAGTTTTCCGTccctgaagaagaggaagaaggaaagcttAGGATGGGGGGCACacaggggtcatctagtccagccctttcCCTTGGAGGGCCACggagtgagagagagggagggaggaaaggagggagaccCAGCCCTCCCCGGCAAGActctctaaggcagtgtttctcaacctgggtgtcgggacccctggaggggtcgcaagggggtttcagaggggtcgccaaagaccatcagaaaacacaatatattcttttggtcatgggggttctgtgtgggaagtttgacccaattcaatcattggtagggttcagaatgctctttgatggtaggagAACTaaaaataccagcaactacaaaaataccagctgaagctaggtgtgaatgtttcagctgaccaccttcattagaaatgctggaccactccaacaaccaccatgtcagactatacagagaagccattgaaatccacaagaagcatgtggataatttcaacagaaaggaggagaccatgaaaatgtactaaatctggctaccagtattaaaaaactctaaaattacaacagcaaaacagcagagaggaaacaaccaggcacagcttaacacctctcaacaaaacattttcccaggctcagccaggccttcaaatgctaatgaaggtggtcaactgaaacattcacacctagctccagcagagaagagctccttgccccaccccagccattccacagatatataaacccattgtcctaattccaacagacctcactacctctgaggatgcttgccatagatgcaggcgaaacgtcaggagagaatgcctctagaacatggccatatagcccgaagaaacccacaagaacctagtgattccagccatgaaagctgttGATGGAAGGGTTATTGTGAgtattctagagggtttggtaatctgtaagtgggagttcatgggtgaaatcaattaggggtggaggtgtgcaggagatgggttgcagctgggtgtcactggatttaaggagctaaccttgggactgatctttgggagaaaagtatctcttgcattttggtggtggatgctgctggtttcccccccccccccccaggtctgttggattttcagtatcctgacctgtctcctgtaaccttggaaccctggaaccttgaacccttggactggctttggactacggtatagactcttgatccctggactttgtttattgaactctcggcatctGACccctggactggacccttttgactacaaagttatttttgctatcagtttttgtttattctatagctgtgtgctatctttgtgtttgatattttggactataaaaacagccagcaagtcagtgctgttttaattaatttaactgtttgttaaaattgggagtttgattcatctctacctaaataaggcagagccctggcaaagtGACACATCCTGCCTTGATAAAATTGGGAGTTTGATTGATATCTAcccaaataaggcagagccctggcaaagtGACACATCCTGCCTTGATAAaattgggagtttgattcatctctacccaaataaggcagagccctggcaaagtGACACATCCTGCCTTGATAAaattgggagtttgattcatctctacccaaacaaggcagagccctggcaaagtGACACATCCTGCCTTGATAAaattgggagtttgattcatctctacctaaataaggcagagccctggcaaagtGACACATCCTGCCTTGATAAaattgggagtttgattcatctcaacccaaataaggcagagccctggcaaagtGACACATCCTGCCTTGATAAaattgggagtttgattcatctctgcccaaataaggcagagccctggcaaagtGACACATCCTGCCTTGATAAaattgggagtttgattcatctttacccaaataaggcagagccctggcaaagtGACACATCCTGCCTTGATAAaattgggagtttgattcatctctacacagataaggcagagccctggcaaagtGACACATCCTGCCTTGATAAaattgggagtttgattcatctctacccaaataaggcagagccctggcaaagtGACACATCCTGCCTTGATAAaattgggagtttgattcatctctacccaaataaggcagagccctggcaaagtGACACATCCTGCCTTGATAAaattgggagtttgattcatctctacccaaataaggcagagccctggcaaagtGACACATCCTGCCTTGATAAaattgggagtttgattcatctctacccaaataaggcagagccctggcaaagtGACACATCCTGCCTTGATAAaattgggagtttgattcatctctacccaaataaggcagagccctggcaaagtGACACATCCTGCCTTGATAAaattgggagtttgattcatctctacccaaataaggcagagccctggcaaagtGACACATCCTGCCTTGATAAaattgggagtttgattcatctctacccaaataaggcagagccctggcaaagtGACACATCCTGCCTTGATAAaattgggagtttgattcatctctacctaaataaagCAGAGCCCTGGCAAAGTGACACATCCTGCCTTGATAAaattgggagtttgattcatctctacctaaataaggcagagccctggcaaagtGACACATCCTGCCTTGATAAAATTGGGAGTTTGATTTATCTCTACCTAattaaggcagagccctggcaaagtGACACATCCTGCCTTGATAAaattgggagtttgattcatctctacctaaataaggcagagccctggcaaagtGACACATCCTGCCTTGATAAaattgggagtttgattcatctctacccaaataaggcagagccctggcaaagtGACACATCCTGCCTTGATAAaattgggagtttgattcatctctacccaaataaggcagagccctggcaaagtGACACATCCTGccttgataaaactgggagtttgattcatctctacctaaataaggcagagccctggcaaagtGACACATCCTGCCTTGATAAaattgggagtttgattcatctctacccaaataaggcagagccctggcaaagtGACACATCCTGccttgataaaactgggagtttgattcatccctacccaaataaggcagagccctggcaaagtGACACATCCTGCCTTGATCAATGAGTGGAGAGTCCCTATttctaaataataacaataacaataataataagcaattatCCCCGTCGCcacgccctccccccccccccccgccttgatCCCGGGGGTCCTGGGAGGGGTGGTGCCTTGATCTCGGGGTTGCCTATTTCTcggccccctcccccctcccccctcctcaccGGCCACGTCGAGGTCGACCTTGTAGTGGACGAGGTGGGTGTGGAGGTTCCCGAGGAGGTGTTCCTGGATGCGGGTGCCGTAGCGAAGCCCGTGGGGGGTGAAGAAGGAGGCGTGGAGGTAGCCGGTGGCGCTGACGCGGGCCTCGAGGACCCCGTTGGCGTGGAAGAGGAAGTCCCAGAGGTAGTCGTAGTTGTAGACGGTGGAGGAGGCGCGGAGGACGAGGGCGGCGCCGGGCAGCCCCCCGTAGAAGCGCGCCGTGGAGCCCGTGGGCGAGGCCGAGGAGAAGTCCGGGTCGAAGTGCCGCCGGAGCGGGGTGCCCGTGGGGGCCTCGAAGAGGCAGAGCGCGCGGGGGAGGCGGAGGGGCCCCGCCGAGTTGTAGAGGTGGTGGGCGTCCACGAAGGCGGCGCCGGGCGGGCAGTCCACGGAGGGGGCCAGCTCGTGCGTGGCCGCGCCCATCCCCCACCCGGCGTCCACGAAGCGCGTCTGCATGGCGGCCGGGGAGGCCCCCCCGTAGAAGGCCAGCGCCTCCTGCACGCTCACCTCGTAGGCCACGCGGGACCCCCCGAAGCGCACGTCCAGCAGCTGCGGGCCCGACGAGGAGCGCAGGCGGAAGGAGAAGCGCCACCCGCGGTACGAGACGCGGTTCCCACGCagcgagaagggcctctccgtgGGCGGGGGGCAGGCCTCCGCCGCGGGGGGCTCTTCCTCCGTGGAGAACTCCCCCCGCGGCGCGAAGGAGGCGAACCCACCTTCGGGCTCCACGTGAGGCAGGCGCACCACTTCCAGCTCCCCTCGCGCGTGGAGGGAGGCCAGCTCGTCCACGCCGCTATAGTATTTCCCGTTGTACCAGAGGCGCTGGAGGCTCCACTCCCGCGGGTCCAAGTCGCGGTGGTCGAGCAGCACCTCGAGGCCCGTGGGGTGGAGGAAGAAGCCTTCCACGCCGCGCTGCAGCATCACCCACGAGCGCCGCTCCCCGGAGGCCAACCCACGCGGGGCCACGTCGGTCAGCGCCAGGCACTTGCTCCCGCAGCCGGGGCCGAAGGAGAATCCGCCCGTGGACTCCTCCAGGAAGGCCGAGAGCGGGGAGAGCAGCTCCGAGAGGCGCGCGTGGATCAGGCCGGCCTCCTCGTGGGTCACGGGCCGCGAGGCGAAAGGCAGCGGGCGTCCGGAGGGGCGCAGCCAGGTGGGCGAGGGGAGCGGCCCCACCAGGTACTCGGTCACGTTGGGGGAAGGCCCCGCCCCGAAGAAGACCACGGCGCGCGCCCGGCGGGGGGGAGGGGGCCGCCCACGCGTGGAGTGCAGCGCCCGCAAGGCCGCCCGCTTGGGAGGGGGCTCCAGCTCCACCAGGAAGAGCTCGTTCCGCGCCAGGGAGGGCGGGGAGTGGGAAGAAGGGTCCCGCGCGAGACCCAGCTCCGGCCGCCCCACCAGGAAGTCCCGCACCGCGCGAAGTTCCCCCGCAGACAGGTCCCCGAACAGCCACGACGACGCCCACGCCTCCCCCTCCTCAGGAGCCCTCTGGGGGGTCGccaggggaggaaggagaaggaggaggacccCCAGAAGAAGGACGGAAGGAGCCATCGCCACGCGGAGGAGGAGGGacatctgccgggagggatcgggtggtgctctcctgcctggcagaaagaaagaaagaaagaaagcataagCAAGAAAGGGGTTCAGCTGGATGccctcttggggtctcttcccactctgaaATTAATCATAACACACTTCTTTTCATGTcagcagcaacttgagaaattgcaagtcgcttctggtgtgagagaattggccgtctgcaaggacgttgcccagggagaacttcctgactgttcagcagtggaactctctgccccggagtgtggtggaggctccttctatggagactcttaagcagaggctggatggccatctgtcaggggtgatttgaatgcaatattcctgcttcttggcagaatggggttggactggatgatggcccaggaggtctcttccaactcttggattctatgattttaagaacttcctgactgtgagagccgttcagcagtggaactgctaggttagcagaagctggacctaacagcaggaactcaccccactccccagatttgacctgccaacctttcggtcagcaagttcagcagctcggcagaagcagtacccattgatctacttgcacttgcatgttttgaactgctaggttggcagaagctgggcctaacagcaggagctcaccccactccccagatttgacctgccaacctttcagtcagcaagttcagcagctcggcggttaccttctgcagaagcggtacccattgatctggtacccattgatctactcacatttgcatgtttttgaactgctaggttagcagaagctggggctaacagcaggagctcaccccactccccagattcgacctgccaacctttcggtcagcaagttcagcagctcggcggttaccttcctgcagaagcagtacccattgatctactcacatttgcatatttttgaactgctaggttggcagaagctggggctaacagcaggagctcaccccactccccagattcgacctgaaaacctttcggtcagcaagttcagcagcttggcggttaccttcctgcagaaggtaACCGccattgatctactaacatttgcatgttttcacactgctagattagcagaagctggggctaacagcaggagctcaccccactccccagatttgaactgccaacctgtcagtcaacaagttcagcaacttagcggtttaacttgctgtgccaccaggagcccTGATTGACTTGGctatataacaataaatagatagacaaatctatataaataacaatgtcatgtttgtttgtgggattagcataactcaaaaaccactggacgaatggacaccaaatttggacacaaggcacctctcaggccaacgagtgaccatcactcctaaaaacactgaaaaacacaacaaaagggacttcaaaagcaaaaaaacaaaaaaaaaccacattacaactcatgcgcaaaaccacctatataaacaaacacacatatataattgttgggtttcatccctgactgcacaagtctccagccctcaatgagtagatTTATTTgccgtgtcagaacaaccagtctaacagaacaaagcaaacaaacagaaaagtacacaacttgtgagtttggtagctggttaaatgtcctttgaccagtatctggccacttggagtgcttctggtgttgccgcaaggaggtcctcccttgtgcatcatgtggcagggctcagggtgcattgcagcaggtggtcagtggtttgctcttctccccactcgcatgtcgaggattctactttgtagccccatttctgaaggttggctctgcatctcgtggtgccagagcgcagtctgttcaatgccttccaagtcacctagtcttctgtgtgcccaggggggagtctctcatttggtatcagccattggttgaggttctgggtttgagcctgccacttttggactctcgcttgctgaggtgctccagcgagtgtctctgtagctcttagaaaactatgtctagatttaagtcgttgacgtgctggctgatacccaaacaggggatgagctggagatgtctctgccttggtcctttcactattggctggtaccccctgccacttttggactctcgcttgctggggtgttccagcgagtgtctctgtagctcttagaaaactatgtctatatttaagtcgttggcgtgctggctgatacccaaagaggggatgagctggagatgtctctgccttggtcctttcactattggctggtaccccctgccacttttggactctcgcttgctggggtgttccagcgagtgtctctgcagttcttagaaaactatttcttgatttaagtcattgacgtgctggctgatacccaaacaggggatgagctggagatgtctctgccttggccctttcactattggctgctactccccagcggatgtcaggtggttcaataccggctaagcagtgtaatttctccagtggtgtagggcacagacaccctgtgataatgcggcatgtctcattaagagccacatccactgttttagcgtggtgatattagttccacactgggcatgcatactcagcagcagagtagcacagcgcaagggcagatgtcttcactgtatctggttgtgatccccaggttgtgccagtcagctttcgtatgatattgtttctagcgcccactttttgtttgatgttcaggcagtacttcttgtaggtcagagcacggtccagagtgactcccaggtatttgggtgcgctgcaatgctccagtgggattccttcccaggtgataatcctcagagctcgggatgcttctctgttcttgagacgaaaggcacatgtctgtggtTTAGATGAGTAGATAGACTAGATAGACTTAGGGATTCCTCCCAATTTCCTGTAGTTGAGTTGGTTAAGAAGGGGTTAAGAAGGGGGCATTGCCCTTTGCGTGGTACTATCTCCTCCTCATTTGAATACCAAGGAATGTAATCCTATAAGGAAAACGgaacttcctcttttaaaggtatttttattgccctggcctGGGCCAggtggcctgtctccatttttcAGGCTCTcttccttttcatagaatcatagaatcaaagagttggaagagacctcatgggccatccaatccaaccccattctgccaagaagcaggaatattgcattcaaatcacccctgacagatggccatccagcctctgcttaaaagcttccaaagaaggagcctccaccacactccctccggggcagagagttccactactgaacggcccttctcacagtcaggaagttcttcctcatgttcagatggaatctcctctcttgtagtttgaagccattgttccgcgtcctagtctccagggaagcagaaaggaagctcgctccctcctcctccctgtggcttcctctcacatatttctacatggctatcatatctcctctcagccttctcttcttcaggctaaacatgcccagctccttaagccgctcctcatagggcttgttctccagacccttgatcattttagtcgccctcctctggacacattccagcttgtcaatatctctcttgaattgtggtgcccagaattggacacaatatt containing:
- the AOC1 gene encoding diamine oxidase [copper-containing]; translated protein: MAPSVLLLGVLLLLLPPLATPQRAPEEGEAWASSWLFGDLSAGELRAVRDFLVGRPELGLARDPSSHSPPSLARNELFLVELEPPPKRAALRALHSTRGRPPPPRRARAVVFFGAGPSPNVTEYLVGPLPSPTWLRPSGRPLPFASRPVTHEEAGLIHARLSELLSPLSAFLEESTGGFSFGPGCGSKCLALTDVAPRGLASGERRSWVMLQRGVEGFFLHPTGLEVLLDHRDLDPREWSLQRLWYNGKYYSGVDELASLHARGELEVVRLPHVEPEGGFASFAPRGEFSTEEEPPAAEACPPPTERPFSLRGNRVSYRGWRFSFRLRSSSGPQLLDVRFGGSRVAYEVSVQEALAFYGGASPAAMQTRFVDAGWGMGAATHELAPSVDCPPGAAFVDAHHLYNSAGPLRLPRALCLFEAPTGTPLRRHFDPDFSSASPTGSTARFYGGLPGAALVLRASSTVYNYDYLWDFLFHANGVLEARVSATGYLHASFFTPHGLRYGTRIQEHLLGNLHTHLVHYKVDLDVAGTENSFETMELGLENISVPWAPEQRMVQPFLERKPRSRERQAAFPVGAPLPRYLLFRNPARRNRWGHRRSFRLQPFSHAGPILPRGWKEERGVSWSRYHLAVTQQHDSEERSSSIYAQNDPWQPRVSFERFLRDNESIENKDLVAWLTVGFLHIPHAEDIPNTATPGNAAGFFLRPFNFFDEDPSAGSRRTLLVRPDHLSDPPVMRAQSWMPESPPACATQHPFSFDGTYWAQEEEEEEEQ